From the genome of Plectropomus leopardus isolate mb chromosome 4, YSFRI_Pleo_2.0, whole genome shotgun sequence:
CTCACGTCAGGCCGACTGTGCTCACGCTGCAGTTTGTCACTGTAGCCGGCACGCTGGTGTTTCGGATCGCAGCCTCGTCACAAAACTTCAAACCCACAAACTCGTTGATCTTCAAGGCCTGAACATACAGAGCAAAGTAAATACCAGCTTtgcagataaaaatgaaataaatacatttgactCTAAGAGTATATGCTCATTgttcctctctccttctgtaTTCACAGTCCTCCGAGAGCGGACttccaaaattgaaaaaatgaaaattggaaAATGAGACGACGTCATTTTAACCTTACAACTAACAATGTAAACTTGTGCTGCGTGAGATgttttaaaggaacattttccccaaaaaaatcatcatttacaGTTACTAACCCCTTATAATGTtgaattttacaataaatgcatgtatttgttCAGTACTGAGCATACGGCTGGATAattaaatgagacttggaaTATACTGCTGAAGTTGTTAAACGACCCCCCAAAACTTCAATTCATCAcgatttttctcagtttttggattctctgttcactGTGGATGCATGCaaggaaaatgttttctaaGCCAGTTCAGCGTAACACacggtgagtaactgatatacaaattttcattttgaggGTTAAACATTCCTTTAAGCTACATTATTAAGATATTGGGCAACATTTAGTATTTGTAGACTGCAGTGGTTCTGTTCGTCAAAATGTGCAAACACTGAAcacttcttttcattttttacacatcttttaaatcatattttcctcattaattCAGTTGTAAAATACTGTTCTTGCTATTACTTCTATTGCAGTTCTTCCTGTCATGACCTTCTGTTTATTGTGACTTACTGCGAGGCCGTAGCGAGGAATGCTGAAGTACTTCAACCAGGCCAGCCAGTCCATGATGCTCGGCAGGTTCACCAGGAGACCTgagaaaatctaaaaacacaaaaccaactgaagcttttttcacagctgacatcttgacatcacagcaggaaaagctcaggtgttactaataacactGATTATCGCTGCACAGGTCCTACAGCTGAAGGTGAGTTAGGTTTAGGTTGCCACTCAAAGTAAAACCTAAGACCAGtttcacaataacaaaaactgagGGGAGAAAAAACAGAACCAACATCAACAACTTGcaacaattttgcccaaatgtttaattcaacataaaacattactttttggTTAAAAGGTGATCTACttcaaatgctaaaaaaaaacgtatGAAACTCTCTGAAGTGGAACACCTGTAAAACAAAGAACATATTATGTTATTAAATTATCTGTTTGGgttttattgagaaaaaaaagtttaatcagATGTGGTAAATGTTTACGAGTGTTTTtcgaaaattatttaaaaaatagatattaccaattattttgagattttaagatgcaatgtcataaaaaaacccccacacaAAATCCTTCTCCCTATGTCATAGCttgttttacactttaaaaggattgcttaagacattttaatactaattaagtccttatttttagattaatgaatataatgcattttaagactttttaaggatctgcaggaaccccgGCCTCAGCTGATCTGATATGTTAGTTGTGAATTTTCAGCTATCAGGGGCGCTCATGATTTAAATGAATCATACTAACTCAAAACTGATTGTACATTTATGTGCACGTTTGTGTTTTTCGGTCTCTCACCATCATGAAGACGAAGGTGATGGTCATGAAGATGTTTGCGAGAGCAACGACACTCTGGTCAGCTGAGATGGCCATGGTCATGGCTGTGGCTGTGTAGGCCACCAGAGTCACCGTCAGTGTGAAGACAAAAAAGGCTGCAGCTGTGGATTTGAGTCCTGAGTGaagacacatgcacatacacagttATTAGAGAGTAAATACTGACCTATCTGCAATTAAATTCAGTATTTGCTCAATTATTAAAACCGTCAGTCTTACCAATCAAAAAGTAGACAAAACAGCTGAAGATGACGGAGGTGATGGTGCGCAGCGTGATGTCAGACAGGATCTTAGAGAGGAAGTAGACCGACACTCTGTAGTAGCCACTGATGTACTCGTGCCTGTCACAATCCGAACACAAATCAAACTCTAGCTCTAACGACTAAATCTAAATTTATTCAGAGTCATGCACACAGGTCGTGTCCTGTCAACATGCTGACAGATTACATACACAAACAGTTTCCTCTCGATGATGAAGAgctcagctgcagacacagtgcTGAAACACTGGTTGGTGGTGATGAAGAAGAGGGCGCCCATCCTATATGAAgaacacaaaaccaaaacctAATTATTCTGTTTCTCTTACGTTTTAttgcaacctttttttcttatattccACATACAGTGCAGCCTAATGTAGGTACCGGTTGTAGGTGTTCATAGACAGATTTCTGACAGTCACAAAtactcatttcattttattttagacttttttgcCTGTTCTGACTGCCGGACCAAAGCGtgacattttggtaaataatTTTAGAGAGCCTCAGGGATAGGATGAGGAACTCGgacatccgggaggagctcagaTTTGAGCCGCTGCTCCTTTACATTGAagggggccagttgaggtggttagGGCGTTTGaccaggatgcctcctgggcgcctccCGTTAGAGCTGGTCCAGAATGGAAATGCCACTCCGAAGTTGTTAAAGCacgtttcacaaaaaaagagttcaTCTCTAATGAAACATGTTATGTAAACTAAAAAGCTTTGCCTGTTTCGCTGACAAAGAGTTAACTCTGAAGGGAGAGTTGGCTGAAGAACAGTCAAACAGATTATGGTACTTAACGTGCTGTGGTCCATATGTACATACACAGACTTAAAAGGTGACTGTCTCCACCCAACAGAAAAGAGGGAGGGGGAATAACTTGAGACATTTAAGCGACATACACTGCAGTCTGCCATACTTCCTATGCATTGACCATGAATATAATGACATTAGGTCCTTATATTCCACTGAAGCgtgcaagaaagaaagagggagaccATTGAGATTTCTTCTGTGCTTCACTGGGCTTGTGAGTACCAGGTTGTGCCCAATAAAACACAGTAAGAGGATTAGCAACGCAGGAATTAAAAGCAAGTGACTGAGTTATAAACCTGAACAACTGTTAGGAAACATGTTGCAATAATCAATATGCCAAAGTTTGACACATAATATTCTAGATTGTTAAAAGACAAGAGAAAAGTTTCTTCATGTGTCTTTCATAAACCTTCTTGGTTAAATGACAATATAAGAATTACTGAGGTAATGAGTCCCaacctttcacaaaaataaaaaactaattaatgtcttaaaaactgttttaatacCTGTAAGAAGACAAAACTGAGCGTATTGAAtcttaaaaaatcctgaatcgGCCTATAAAATATCCaccaagtgttgttttttttttttattgtagaatGATCTAAACTCCCTTCAGGttactaaaaaacacaaattaccaaacaaaacacagcagacatgACTTTGTTGTCCTCACTGTTAGCTGCGGCCCTCTGTGTACAATAATGTTAGGCTCTTAATCCTTAAAACAGGAATTCTGAGGACGTGTGCCGTGTGTATTTCAGCAGGTCTCTCACCTGTTTTGGATACCACTCTGATCATCTTTGACACCGAAGAAAATGGCTCCTACGATGAGGCCGAGGAAAATGTGGACTCCCACCTGCACGGACAAAAACGTGAGAGATTTTAACAAAAGCATTGACAACCATCGAGAAAGACCTATTTGTAAAATGTGCATATGATGGCCCATACAAGGTCAAAACTCTGACATtggtagaagaaaaaaaaaatattatctgaCGAACAGCTTTTAGTCTGTGGCTTACATTTGGGTCATCATGCAGCTGTTTGCAAATAAAATTTTTAAGTTTCGAGATGAGTATGAAACaacacatgattttaaaattctttgTTTGAGGGAAAACTCATCACCTCTTTATATGGATGCTCTATAGGGGTTGATGGTAAATGTAGTCCATTGAAGCAATAAATTCCTCAGTGTatctttttctgcaaattttgtTTGCATTCAGTGCAGTCACTTAAACTACAGGTTTTTTTCAACTTGGATTTTGCCTCCAGGTAGCCAGGGCTCTAGATGCCGCTTCAAAACAAAACTTCCTCGTTCTCTACATTTCCAACAGCAAAAAATCGCATCCCCTTGTATAAGTGCAGAGGATGTTATGGATGAGGAAACATTTTAGGgttaccacacattttcatggacaaaaatttgacttttcaaggaccccaGACAAAATTTCCATAACCATTCACAATGTATTACACTAACATTGTTCCATCTcaaatatatatagtttaaaAATAGTAGTACGGCCCAACAGTGGTATGGGAACTTTGGGATTTATGGCCACGTACGTGTAAAATCACAGTAtcacaacattatttttctattattcataaatatatcagattaaaaaagtctatcaaaaaaataattcctgCCAGCTGGCGTACatggatggagagaaaaaagtggagagaaaatgaagaaacgtatGTGATGATcaacaaaatgttgtcacacatcAGCGCATATTAGAACGACCTTACGTCAGCAGCTACAGGAAATAAATGTTCCTTtatgttaaattatgtttaaagtTATCCATGGATGATTTCTATAACAATGAATTTCATtacatacaacaaaaataaatgactttCACAAAACTTTGAAGAAGAATTTTACTTACTCCTGGTTCCTATGGTCATCAAACCTTGAAAAATTCCACgactttttaaggttttacgACTATAGGAACCTGGTTTACAGTGTTTTGGCTAACTTTgattttagctgtatttactcaAGCCAGAGTTTAACGTCATGGCAGGAAAAATGCAGCTGAGACAGGGGTCTGGCTGCTAGAGGCTGGCATTCAGTGCATCCTAGCACATGTCGGCACTCCTGGCACAGCTGACTACATTTACCTACAGGATTTAACGGACGACATCACATCAACCCAATCCTGGTTTCTCTGCATTGGCTTCCTGTGCGTTTTACAATTGATTTcaagattttactgatcacttttaaagctcatCTGGGTCTGGCCCCAAGCTACATAACAATTATTCATTCCTTATGAGCCAGTTTGCTGCCTTTGATCCTCAGGTGGGGCCTTTCTGGCCGTTCCAAAGTTAGGGCTCAAAACGAAAGGTGACCGTCTCTTTGCCATAAGGGCCCCTCGACTGTGGAACAAactgcctgaggagataaggctcACAGAATCAGcaacttcttttaaatcacccCCTAAAACCCATTTATTATAGGCTTTTGtgttatgtctttttgttttcttttgtttattttacctatcttattaaatatatttacattatgtGCCCTGcgtcttgcattatttgtccttttgCTTTAATTTCATCCTAACCTAGCTTTGTCTTGCTTGTTCTCACTAGGACTTTTTGGCTTTCTGATATTATATTGCCTTCTACATTTCcctttctgcttttgctttgtttgtcagagcactttgtaaactctgtttttaaaggtgctatataaataaagatattattattattatccatcAACATTGACTGAGCATCTGCATAAAGGTGGCAAATTGTTCTTAAGTGTTGCATGATGACCCTTATGAAGTGTTGACAAGCTAAAATGTGTTGCTCTCACAATAAAGTTGTTCTTAATACAGCTCTCGAGTGTTGCAGGAGTTGTGGCCTGTTGCCTCCTTCAAAGACCCCCACTACACTCGAACCTTCATAATTCATAATTACATGATAAAATGTTGGACAACTGCTTGGAAATGTTTATAACGGTTACGAATTATTTTAGAAGAATGGAAATAAAAGTTAAGCAGCGTCCTCTTTGACAGCAGAGTCAGTGTTTCTGGGGATCAGGGGTCAAGTGCAcaccctgctcctcctccacatCGGTCGATCGGCGAGAACAAGCAGAACTGGCAGTGGGGGAGGACGACAGAAAAGAGTGAGAAAAGTGAAAGCGACACAAGTTTTAATCCTAACAATTTACAGATTATGACGGGACTGAGTGGTTCCCAGGGTGAAGGGATAAGCTAATAAGGTTGAGCCTTTTTCACCTCATTCCCCGCAGCCCCTCATGTGAAAGCGGGGCAGTGGATTGATAGGTCATGATGCCATCATGTGATGAGTCCAGGATCAGGGCCAAGGGGCTTTGGCCAGATATGATATCAGTTCAGATCCTGGCCCAAAGAGGCAAGAGTGGGGTCACAACAGTCACCAAAGCCGATTACGGCGCCAACACCACCTTAGAGTCCCTCTTGTAGGATTATTTTGACTTATTTAGGGCCAATTAGCTGTTAATAATTCTTAAAGTGAGGAGACTTCTGACAGCATTTTGCCGCCATAGGATGACTAATGAGAGCATTAAGTCTTGACCCCTCCAAAGTGCTGTCTGTGCATCCTTTTCATGAAGATAACAGCACTGACACGGATTATTCTTCTGCTCTTTCCGcagtttggcatgtttgaaCAAAGCAAAAGTGATCATGGCAAAACATCATGTTTAAATTAAACCATAAACTGAAAACTGAGACATTAATTACAGGCTTTCCGCACATTATCACCAATAAATTCTTAAAACTGatgagttttgtgttttaaatgagtAATGGAGATCCATACCTGGGCCACGGATGTTTGGGGATTCAGCATGAGGTTCTGGAAGGTTCTCTTAAGAACCCAACGCAGCTGGTGGAAGAAGGAGCTGTTGTAGGTGATGGTACGGGATTTTGAACATGAGATGCACCTCTTATCCTGGACGATGCGGTCCAGCTCAGCTCTTGTGTCACTGGAGTAGCTGCTGTTCCTGTACTCCTCTACCAGACGCTCCTCGATGCTCTGCCTGGAGCCGCTGAGCTCCTCAAAGTCCAAATCTGGCCAAGGAGACATGGGAGGAAAAATGACAGATTGAAGTATGGGAAACACTCTTCTACAACAGACACCGATGATCCCATAAAGCACAgactaaaaaaatgacagtgtgtAGTTTTgtcttgaaatgaaaaaaatatttacattataagAGACTGTCAGAGGCTAAAACAAGTAGATTTAGTGAATGTAATCTGACAGTGCAAAATGCCCAGAGTGGTTTACATTACAGCATTTTATGTGgctgtcagctgcagccctctcaCTAAATACAAGGCCGACTTCAGAAATTGTTGTTCCttttagtcacttagacacaaaaacataaaggtTAAGAAGTGCTGAAGTTACCCCTCAATGCCCTGTACTTAAAATCActgtaaatgattttaaatgtcgTTGAAATGTGTTATACGAATAAACTTCCCttgtcttcattttaaaaacacggaTCAAATATTATGAAATTACAAACAAATTTCTTTATTAACTGGTAAATAAAGGCTGTTGTCAGTCTACAAACAAATAAGTATAATTGGGTAATTTTCAGCTGTAagtaggtggattttgtttaATGAACAAAACTTTTGTTCTTTAGCAAAAGTTCCacataatatcaaataaaaatccTCTTGGCAATGACTCTATTACCGGCGGACTTCTCAGGATTATGAGTAAAATTTGCTATGTCACGCACATAGTCACATTCAGGGACATTAGACGCTTAGACAAGTAGAAATTAGGGGTTAAAATCTCTACATATTAACCGTTATTTGCACTATGCTgacatatatttataaatgcaaCCTATTATGAAGGCAGACATTTATATCCAAAGACATCATCTTGACAGCAGTACTCGTGGTGTGTTTTACAAAAGCTGCTACCGTCAGAGCCGTGCACTTTGGTCAAGGTTGTAGCGGTGGAGTCTCCATTAATAACATCCAGAAAGAAGTCAGCTGGGTTGTTGTGGGGCTCACAGGGATATCCTGAAACACAGACCACAATGATCAGTGTTTGATATCAATGCATCTTTTATCAATACgtcactttttttattgtgtgatttattcagttccatataaaaaagtaaagctgCACACCCACCTACATTTCTTTCCAAGCgacattaaaaacatcagaaacagtATAAAGACGTTAGGTGGTATTTTGTGGTGATAATAAGCTTCAGCGTACTCACCAATGTTGGCAAAGTAGTCCAAAGCGTTTGGTGCTGGTCCGTGATAAACCATTTTACCACCAACCAACAGAGTCAGAGTGTCAAACAGTCTGTAGATGGAGTATCGTGGCTGGTGGATCGACATAATTATGGTTCTTCCATGACTGGCCATTCTGAAAAGACACAAGGCAAATATATACACCAGACAAGAATTTTAACACAAGATTTCTCATTTGAAgactgatgacatttttaatgcgCTTTGTAAAATCCATGTTAATGAGCACTTCTGTTGGCTGTCTCCAATGTCATTTCCTGTAACTCAGCAGTACATCAAACTGGCCTACCGTGTTGATGACAATCAGATGGACAACATAATGCCTCCTGCCATGGCTACTGCCAGCTCTcaggcataaaaacaacatatcgTGCAGCCCTGCTGCTTacataatgtgttttcattgtaaTGTATGTAACTGCATTTAATATGAAGTTGCTGCAATTTGTAAAAGGTTTCTGTCCAAAGAGGCAGCTCTTTCCTCAGTAAAATATACATCTTGCGAAATTAAATAAAGCTGTTCTCACTGCGGCAGGGACTAAATGCAAGCCTAATCAAATTGGTCAAAGTTGTTACATCATCTTTTCTCAAAAGCCTAAAATTTACTCTAAATAAGACCTGAATTTTATATTCTGATAATGTACTGAAAACCAGGCCTGTTACCATGAATGCTATAGAGTAAAACCATTCAGTTGACGATGTTGTTAAGTGACATATACTTGTATAtacaattaacaaaacaaaaaaaaagaaaaagtaaattacatttttattggaTACAGATGTAGTTTTGGGGCACGGACAAAGCTGAAGACTCAGCTCTGAATATAATCCATCATAAAATCAGATTATTAccttttcagcagcagcaggacagaGTTAGCCGTGCTGGCGTCCAGTCCAGTGGTCGGTTCATCCAGAAAGAGAACTGAGGGGTCAATAATCAGCTCCATGCCGATGTttgtcctcttcctctcacCTCCAGAGATACCCCGCGTCATCTGTGTGCCCACCTGAGGAAAATGCCCACACAAGGCTGTCCGTCATGTCTTGAACTTTACATAAGTCATTGGGACAGGTGTGTATCTTTACCTTGGAGTCCGCCACCTTGGTGAGACCCAGTTCTTTAATGAGGTGATTGACTCGAGCCTCCTTCTCACTCTGAGGCACAGAGCTGGGCAGCCGCAGTGCAGCAGAAAAACGCAGATTTTCCCTTACAGTCAGGGTGCCCATGACCACATCTTCCTAGGAAGGGAAACGAGAacttgaggtcaaaggtcagagacAGGAAAGATCATTTGTTTTGCGGTCTACATTTCCACAGACTTGTAATGCAGAGAATTGTTGACCCAACAAAGTTAAGAATATAGCAAACTCTGTATTTAAAGCTGCTGTTATCAATATTTCTATAGTAACTGCAGTTCTCCTCAGCTTAACAGGgcttttttattgtctttcagcttttttatttcacaacccacattttacagtttgagtTACTCTCACAGCTTTTGTCAGCGTAGTTTCCAGACAGCTATcttcagcaaaaaaaagctctaataAACACAAAGAGCTGTAGCGACACACTGGTGAACACACTGTAGTGAAGCATTTAACAGCTGAAAAGCCAGAGGCCCTGTCTACATatatttttggatatgcacaaaaCCACCTAGCAGATGTTTTGAAAGAGGTAAGGCTAGCCTGTGCACTTTATGATGAGGGCAGACTGCAGAGGACAGCTGATGCCTGCGAGCATCTGCAGTCATTCTTGCGTTCTTGTGAGaagatattttgcaaaacaatggtcgtgtggacagattttttctacagtttctctttaaaaaatatatgtaaatgtgtAGAGTTGATGGAGACGAACTCAGAGAGTGAATATCAGACTAACATTTATCAGGGGGACACAAACAAGTGGTTTGCAGATTTAAGTTATTAAAACAATTCAGTTGCACCTGAACCACATAGCCAGAGAGGCACTTGAAGTTTGGAGGCTGTGGTGCTTTGTCGATGAGAACTTCTCCTGAGAGACCCGAAGGATCCTTTCTTGCAGCCAGAATATCCAAGAATctttgaacaaaaacaaccaaaaaaaattagtatTTATCTACAACAAATGCAGGTGAatcttataaatattttttctctttgagaTCAGTGTGATACTCACGAGGATTTTCCACTTCCAGTAGGTCCAAGAATAGCATTAAGTCCAGGTCTCATAATCCCACTGCAAGACAATATTAGAGATTTCTGTGACCaatttaacataaattaacCTAAAGGCAAAGATTTGGACATATTTCAAGGGTTTGCATTCATTTCTATACTGTAAAatcaaagattttcatttcaacGTATCAGTTTTACAGTTACAGATGAGAGGAGTGTGAAACAGAGGCGGATGAATGTGATTCTTGGACATGGGATGAAGcacttaaatcatttttctcaaagcactttcctcctccccctcatcCCAAATAGAATAATGTTGATGAAAGGATTTTGCAGTTGTTATAGATATCATAAACATTTCTTCAAAGCTGcgcatacacacaaaaaactatatACTGTGGTGTGAAAAATTCAAAAGACTTCAAAACTT
Proteins encoded in this window:
- the abcg2d gene encoding broad substrate specificity ATP-binding cassette transporter ABCG2d; this translates as MERANHISIAMIEDIGTNGTTRSKVVTALDQSKQPCGSTVSFHNIQYKVQLKSGFLCKRKTIPKDILVDLNGIMRPGLNAILGPTGSGKSSFLDILAARKDPSGLSGEVLIDKAPQPPNFKCLSGYVVQEDVVMGTLTVRENLRFSAALRLPSSVPQSEKEARVNHLIKELGLTKVADSKVGTQMTRGISGGERKRTNIGMELIIDPSVLFLDEPTTGLDASTANSVLLLLKRMASHGRTIIMSIHQPRYSIYRLFDTLTLLVGGKMVYHGPAPNALDYFANIGYPCEPHNNPADFFLDVINGDSTATTLTKVHGSDDLDFEELSGSRQSIEERLVEEYRNSSYSSDTRAELDRIVQDKRCISCSKSRTITYNSSFFHQLRWVLKRTFQNLMLNPQTSVAQVGVHIFLGLIVGAIFFGVKDDQSGIQNRMGALFFITTNQCFSTVSAAELFIIERKLFVHEYISGYYRVSVYFLSKILSDITLRTITSVIFSCFVYFLIGLKSTAAAFFVFTLTVTLVAYTATAMTMAISADQSVVALANIFMTITFVFMMIFSGLLVNLPSIMDWLAWLKYFSIPRYGLAALKINEFVGLKFCDEAAIRNTSVPATVTNCSVSTVGLTCTGEQYLDYLGIEYTTWGLWENHVALTVMTFLFLLIAYLKLRYIKKFT